The Saccharopolyspora gloriosae genome window below encodes:
- a CDS encoding SapB/AmfS family lanthipeptide has translation MEMVLQLQELDAHQDASFGGGDGGGDNGSNLSLLAACANSTVSVLTCN, from the coding sequence ATGGAGATGGTTCTTCAGCTGCAGGAGCTCGACGCGCACCAGGACGCCTCGTTCGGCGGCGGCGACGGCGGCGGCGACAACGGCAGCAACCTGAGCCTGCTGGCGGCCTGTGCGAACAGCACGGTCAGCGTGCTCACCTGCAACTGA
- the lanKC gene encoding class III lanthionine synthetase LanKC: MDLRYEAFCFADPLFYDEQNGSSGESDGRDEYVRLLAIPDGSDWRDGSLGIWRMLRPDGVELPKQGWKVHVSATLDNAERVLRVVGDYCLRNRVAFKHLRDQAVLLVRNSKYAPRSGSGKFITAYPVDEEHLRTILVELSAALDGEAGPYVLSDLRYGGGPLYVRFGGFEQRWAELGGSRVPAVQRPDGVLVPDVRGPGFSVPDWVRLPEFLEPHSAARKNGDPAQLPYRVTSSLHFSNGGGVYRATRESDGADVVLKEARPHAGLDRDGTDAPARLRREHEVLRHLSGIDGVPEAHELFPVWEHTFLAMEPMPGRSLGSWLARNYPLTRRHVTADDRTRYANRALALLDRVRNLIDQVHRRGVVFGDLHPLNVLVDEDDSVALVDFEMAALGLDSPRPALGAPGFRAPPGVTGADVDRHALAALALWVFLPLNPLLELAPGKLDALITVVRRCFELPAEYGDALRERLLPDGVAPATTELDQREPDWGIVRKGLAEGVLGTATPERADRLFPGDIEQFRVGGTGFAYGAAGVLHALDVAGAGRYPEHEQWLLDAVRRTPPQRPGLLDGAHGTAHVLENLGHGDAALDLLDAAAGLAERTEDHGYAGGLAGIALNLLHFAHRREDGEFLRRAVNIGDRLATALPAAPPPGEVGRAGLLDGWAGPALLFTHLHDATGERSWLELADQALLRDLDECVRADDGGLQVRDGGVRTLPYAGVGSAGIALVAEELARRHPAAECLRWQGDLLSACLGEFVIHPGLLFGRCGLLAALAAAHRRSPDPGWADAIGVHLAALGVHALPIGDGGIAMPGNQLLRLSTDVATGGAGVLGTVAAVLDGHGRVLPFFGAEPGTAH; encoded by the coding sequence ATGGATCTCCGGTACGAAGCGTTCTGCTTCGCCGATCCGCTCTTCTACGATGAGCAGAACGGCTCTTCCGGTGAATCCGACGGCCGGGACGAATACGTGCGGCTGCTGGCGATTCCCGACGGTTCGGACTGGCGGGACGGCTCGCTCGGGATCTGGCGAATGCTGCGACCGGACGGCGTCGAGCTGCCGAAACAGGGTTGGAAGGTGCACGTTTCGGCGACGCTGGACAACGCGGAACGAGTGCTGCGCGTCGTCGGTGATTACTGCCTGCGCAATCGGGTCGCGTTCAAGCACCTGCGCGATCAGGCCGTGCTGCTGGTGCGGAACTCGAAATACGCGCCGCGTTCCGGGAGCGGCAAGTTCATCACCGCCTACCCGGTGGACGAGGAGCACTTGCGGACCATTCTGGTCGAACTCTCCGCGGCGCTGGACGGTGAAGCAGGCCCTTACGTGCTGAGCGATCTGCGCTACGGCGGCGGTCCCCTCTACGTTCGATTCGGCGGATTCGAGCAGCGGTGGGCGGAACTCGGCGGAAGCAGGGTTCCCGCCGTGCAACGCCCGGACGGCGTGCTCGTTCCCGACGTGCGCGGGCCGGGATTCTCCGTGCCGGACTGGGTGCGGTTGCCGGAGTTCCTCGAACCCCACTCGGCGGCGCGCAAGAACGGCGACCCGGCGCAATTGCCGTACCGGGTGACCTCCTCGCTGCACTTCTCCAACGGCGGCGGCGTCTACCGCGCGACCAGGGAATCCGACGGTGCCGACGTGGTGCTCAAGGAGGCCCGCCCGCACGCCGGGCTGGACCGCGACGGCACCGACGCGCCGGCCCGGCTGCGCCGCGAGCACGAGGTGCTGCGGCACCTCAGCGGCATCGACGGCGTTCCCGAGGCGCACGAGCTGTTCCCGGTGTGGGAGCACACCTTCCTGGCGATGGAGCCGATGCCCGGCCGGTCGCTCGGCTCGTGGCTGGCCCGGAACTACCCGCTGACCCGGCGGCACGTCACCGCCGACGACCGCACCCGCTACGCGAACCGCGCGCTGGCGCTGCTGGACCGGGTCCGGAACCTGATCGACCAAGTGCACCGGCGCGGCGTGGTCTTCGGCGACCTGCACCCGCTGAACGTGCTGGTCGACGAGGACGACTCGGTCGCGCTGGTGGACTTCGAGATGGCCGCGCTCGGCCTGGACTCGCCGCGACCCGCGCTCGGCGCCCCCGGTTTCCGCGCGCCGCCCGGCGTCACCGGAGCCGACGTCGACCGGCACGCGCTGGCCGCGCTCGCGCTGTGGGTGTTCCTGCCGCTGAACCCGCTGCTGGAACTGGCTCCCGGCAAGCTCGACGCGCTCATCACCGTCGTGCGCCGGTGCTTCGAGCTGCCCGCCGAGTACGGCGACGCGCTGCGCGAACGGCTGCTGCCCGACGGCGTCGCGCCCGCGACCACCGAACTGGACCAGCGCGAACCGGACTGGGGCATCGTCCGCAAAGGACTCGCCGAGGGAGTGCTCGGCACCGCCACTCCCGAGCGCGCCGACCGGCTCTTCCCCGGCGACATCGAACAATTCCGGGTCGGCGGCACCGGATTCGCCTACGGCGCGGCCGGCGTGCTGCACGCGCTGGACGTGGCCGGTGCCGGGCGCTACCCGGAGCACGAGCAGTGGCTGCTCGACGCGGTGCGGCGCACGCCACCGCAACGCCCCGGCCTGCTCGACGGCGCGCACGGCACCGCCCACGTGCTGGAGAACCTGGGGCACGGGGACGCCGCGCTGGACCTGCTCGACGCCGCCGCGGGGCTCGCCGAACGCACCGAGGACCACGGCTACGCCGGAGGTCTCGCCGGGATCGCGCTGAACCTGCTGCACTTCGCGCACCGGCGCGAAGACGGCGAATTCCTGCGCCGCGCGGTGAACATCGGCGACCGGCTCGCGACGGCGCTGCCCGCGGCACCGCCGCCGGGCGAGGTCGGGCGGGCCGGGCTGCTCGACGGCTGGGCGGGACCGGCGCTGCTGTTCACCCACCTCCACGACGCCACCGGTGAGCGGAGCTGGCTGGAGCTCGCCGACCAGGCCCTGCTGCGGGACCTCGACGAATGCGTGCGGGCCGACGACGGCGGCCTGCAGGTCCGCGACGGCGGAGTCCGCACGCTGCCCTACGCGGGCGTGGGCAGCGCGGGCATCGCCCTGGTGGCGGAGGAACTCGCGCGGCGCCACCCCGCGGCGGAATGCCTGCGGTGGCAGGGAGATCTGCTCTCCGCCTGCCTCGGCGAGTTCGTCATCCACCCCGGCCTGCTGTTCGGCCGCTGCGGCCTGCTCGCGGCGCTGGCGGCCGCGCACCGGCGCAGCCCCGACCCCGGCTGGGCCGACGCGATCGGCGTCCACCTGGCGGCGCTGGGCGTCCACGCGCTGCCGATCGGCGACGGCGGCATCGCGATGCCCGGCAACCAGCTGCTGCGGCTCTCGACGGACGTCGCCACCGGCGGGGCCGGGGTGCTCGGCACCGTCGCGGCCGTGCTCGACGGGCACGGCCGGGTGCTGCCGTTCTTCGGCGCCGAGCCGGGAACGGCGCACTGA